The Methanosarcinales archaeon region GTCATCAGATCGACAAGGTATCCGTATTAGACACCTCAAAGCAGTTCGGCGTCAGTCGAGTAACCTTCTATCAAATCGCTGGATTATACGACAGTCTGGGCCTCATAGGCCTGGTCCCACAAAAAACGGGGCCGAAGAACCCTACCAAATGTACGGAAGAGATTATCGAGTTCGTCAGGCAGCAACGTTCACAACAACCCGATATCGCTTGGGAAATCCTCATTCAAGCAGTATACGAAGAGTTCGGTGTCTCCCTTCATCGTCGGACTATCGAAAGAAGACTTGCCAGTGTAAAAAAAACGAGTCCGACCCAGAGAAACTTTTCAAAGGCGGGACGACCTTGATCGATCAATATGA contains the following coding sequences:
- a CDS encoding helix-turn-helix domain-containing protein, which codes for MIRCHQIDKVSVLDTSKQFGVSRVTFYQIAGLYDSLGLIGLVPQKTGPKNPTKCTEEIIEFVRQQRSQQPDIAWEILIQAVYEEFGVSLHRRTIERRLASVKKTSPTQRNFSKAGRP